One Glycine soja cultivar W05 chromosome 7, ASM419377v2, whole genome shotgun sequence genomic window, CATTCTCTCGGAAAAACGACGTATCAGTGCTACTTGATATGAACGCTGCTCCGGCAACATTTGACAATCCAACAGCATGCACTAGATCTAAAAGGGTTCCTTTCTTATCTTCACACACCACAATCTTGCCACACGAACCGGCAAGATTTTTCAAATTGTCACACAAATCGAGAAAAACAATAGGAACTTGGTGTGTGGAGAAGTTTCCTAGGTAGAGTGACAAGCCCGATATGTTGACTCCATTGCCAAGAGCAAGAGTCCCTTGAAATTCACGATCCAAAGTGCCAGCAGCCACATTTATGACCCATGGTATTCCATTATGAAGGGTTCCACGTTCAGGACCAGCATTTCCTGCTGACGTGGACACAAAAATGCCTCTCTCCATGGCTGCAAATGTTGCTATAGCAACAGGGTCATTGTACAAGAGTACATCACCAAAGCCAATAGATAAGGAAAGGACATCAACCCCATCAGATATTGCACTATCAATTGCGGCTATTAGATCAGATGAGAAAAGTTGACCTTGCCACACGGCCTTGTACACGGCTATTCTCGCCATTGAAGCTACTCCTTTCGCTGTTCCATCGGCGTAGCCAAAGAATGATGCATTCTCAACTTGGCTCCCAGCTGCAGTGCTTGATGTGTGGGTCCCGTGACCTTCTGTGTCTCGAGTTGAGTTCTCAACTGTTGCGGGATAATGGTATTTGGCAACTAACCCTTTGTTAAAGAACTGAGCTCCGATGAGTTTCTTGTTGCATTTGATGCTACTTTCACATTGGCCTTTCCAACGTGAAGGAATTTGAGTCATCCCCTCATCTTTGAAGCTTTCACTTTCTGGCCAAACTCCACTGTCCACAAATCCAACAATGACATCTTCACCAAATTTCGAAGCGGGCCATGCCCCTTTATTGGGATTGAGGCCAAGGAATTGGGGTGAGTGTGTGGTGTCAAGCTTGGCTTGCAGATCTGGTGTGGAAGAAATGTAACCCGGGGAGGTTTTGAGGGCTTCAAGTTCCTTAGGTGACAAATTTGCACTAAAACCATTCATGACGTTGGCGTAGGTATAAATCAGCTTAGAAGAAGCGGTGTTGAGAATATTGTCATTGTTGGTAACATGAGTATTTTCTAATGCAGAAGAAAGAGTGGACAGATACCAATTGTGTTTGCTGGAGAATGGTTTTGGCATCGATGATGTGTCCATGTGGATGATATAATTTTCAGATTGA contains:
- the LOC114418101 gene encoding subtilisin-like protease SBT1.9; the encoded protein is MTNTIRVCFYFSYITFLQLVSRILAQSENYIIHMDTSSMPKPFSSKHNWYLSTLSSALENTHVTNNDNILNTASSKLIYTYANVMNGFSANLSPKELEALKTSPGYISSTPDLQAKLDTTHSPQFLGLNPNKGAWPASKFGEDVIVGFVDSGVWPESESFKDEGMTQIPSRWKGQCESSIKCNKKLIGAQFFNKGLVAKYHYPATVENSTRDTEGHGTHTSSTAAGSQVENASFFGYADGTAKGVASMARIAVYKAVWQGQLFSSDLIAAIDSAISDGVDVLSLSIGFGDVLLYNDPVAIATFAAMERGIFVSTSAGNAGPERGTLHNGIPWVINVAAGTLDREFQGTLALGNGVNISGLSLYLGNFSTHQVPIVFLDLCDNLKNLAGSCGKIVVCEDKKGTLLDLVHAVGLSNVAGAAFISSSTDTSFFRENGSAAIIINPGNRETVKAYINSTNSGAKASVSFKVTALGIKPAPSVDYYSSRGPSSSCPFVLKPDITAPGTSILAAYPPNVPLALFGSQKLYSNFNFLTGTSMACPHVAGVAALLRGAHPDWSPAAIRSAIMTTSDQFDNTKEHIKDIATDYRPASPLAMGSGHVNPNKALDPGLVYDVQVQDYVNLLCALNFTQQNITIITRSSSNNCSNPSLDLNYPSFIAFYSGNASSNHESRVNNWEFQRTVTNVGEGRTTYTASVTFIKGFNVSVIPGKLAFKKKSERLSYKLRIEGPRIEGFGHLTWTDMKHVVRSPIVITTPPMPISRSILG